A window of the Fusobacterium varium genome harbors these coding sequences:
- a CDS encoding oligosaccharide flippase family protein, with product MKSNLIKSFISFSIGGYVSLIIGFFTVPIITRIITPDQYGIFSLFNLIINLSLLVVLLGFDQGFIRYYYEEKNKFLLLYTSIKYPLIFFIILLFIGVIFQNQISNFIFQEVDIKMMIALTINLFFYIINTFSFLVVRMNKKGLKYSLLQILQQVFNFISIIIIYKIYGNSYRILVLASVFSIIIVTLLSIIFEKEIWLRNTKEKLSINTKELFKYGYPLVITMSLSWIFQSADKIAIKMFSSLTELGLYAGAFKIIALINVVQTGFTMFWIPVAYEKFSKEPENKLFFQQVFNGISFIMLLLAIVVLMSKNLIILLLGKNYYLASMIMPCLVFMPIMYSISETTVLGINFSKKTKYHIIISVIVSTFNIIGNLILVHKFGAKGAAISTGIAYILFFSMRTYFAKKLIDYNFKLQRLYCISILIFVYSLYLSFCNKIILNIIFGTLLLVLLCVLYFSEIKIIYSYLFQYYFNLKKIRR from the coding sequence ATGAAAAGCAATTTGATAAAAAGTTTTATATCATTTTCTATTGGTGGATATGTAAGTTTAATTATTGGATTTTTTACTGTTCCAATAATTACAAGAATAATAACTCCAGATCAATATGGAATATTTTCTTTATTTAATTTAATAATTAATTTATCTTTATTAGTTGTTCTTCTAGGATTTGATCAAGGATTTATAAGATATTATTATGAAGAAAAAAATAAATTTTTATTATTGTATACTTCTATAAAATATCCATTAATATTTTTTATCATACTACTTTTTATAGGAGTTATTTTTCAAAATCAGATAAGTAATTTTATTTTTCAAGAAGTAGATATTAAAATGATGATAGCTTTAACGATAAATTTATTTTTTTATATAATAAATACTTTTTCTTTTTTAGTTGTAAGAATGAATAAAAAAGGTTTAAAATATTCATTATTACAAATTTTACAACAAGTATTTAATTTTATTTCTATTATAATAATTTATAAAATATATGGAAATTCTTATAGAATATTAGTTCTAGCTAGTGTATTTTCCATTATAATTGTTACTTTATTATCTATAATTTTTGAAAAAGAAATATGGTTAAGAAATACAAAAGAAAAATTAAGTATAAATACAAAAGAATTATTTAAATATGGTTATCCTCTTGTAATAACTATGTCATTAAGCTGGATATTTCAATCAGCTGATAAGATAGCAATAAAAATGTTTTCAAGTTTAACTGAATTAGGATTATATGCCGGAGCATTTAAAATAATAGCCTTAATAAATGTTGTTCAAACTGGTTTTACTATGTTTTGGATTCCAGTTGCATATGAGAAGTTTAGTAAAGAGCCTGAAAATAAACTATTTTTTCAACAAGTTTTTAATGGAATTTCTTTTATAATGTTGTTGTTAGCTATAGTTGTTTTAATGAGTAAGAATTTAATAATTTTATTACTTGGAAAAAATTATTATTTAGCATCAATGATTATGCCGTGTTTAGTATTTATGCCCATAATGTATTCTATTTCAGAAACAACAGTTTTAGGTATAAATTTTAGTAAAAAGACAAAATATCATATAATAATTTCAGTAATAGTTTCAACTTTTAATATTATTGGAAATTTGATATTAGTTCATAAGTTTGGAGCTAAAGGTGCAGCTATTTCTACAGGAATTGCATATATTTTATTTTTTTCTATGAGAACTTATTTTGCAAAAAAATTAATAGATTACAATTTTAAATTACAAAGACTTTATTGTATTTCAATTTTAATTTTTGTTTATAGTTTATATTTATCATTTTGTAATAAAATTATTTTAAATATTATATTTGGAACTTTGTTATTAGTTTTACTTTGTGTTTTGTATTTTAGTGAAATAAAAATAATTTATAGTTATTTATTTCAATATTATTTTAATTTAAAAAAAATTAGAAGGTAA
- a CDS encoding HU family DNA-binding protein, whose protein sequence is MNTKEFVNYYKRLRKERDNEELTFQEAREEVETFFDLIGDIVAMDEEIKFKNKGNFILQKRKKKKIGVFNSKETKEIEPKDTVKFVQSKVLKKEQDNN, encoded by the coding sequence TTGAATACAAAGGAGTTTGTCAACTATTATAAAAGATTAAGAAAAGAAAGAGATAATGAAGAATTAACTTTTCAAGAGGCAAGAGAAGAAGTAGAAACTTTTTTTGATCTTATAGGTGATATAGTGGCAATGGATGAAGAGATAAAGTTTAAAAATAAGGGGAACTTTATTTTACAAAAGAGAAAGAAAAAGAAGATAGGTGTATTTAATAGTAAGGAAACAAAAGAGATAGAACCAAAAGATACAGTAAAGTTTGTACAATCTAAAGTATTAAAAAAAGAGCAAGATAACAATTAA
- a CDS encoding HU family DNA-binding protein yields MTEKEFLLLYKERRNLKSMREAKESFETLWDSIFYALDTDEKLIIKDWGIFEKKLLKSKRVFNISTKEIITTEDKKVIKFRPREKMLEKLENPEMEG; encoded by the coding sequence ATGACAGAGAAAGAATTTCTATTATTATATAAAGAAAGAAGAAATTTAAAAAGTATGAGAGAAGCAAAGGAGAGTTTTGAAACTCTTTGGGATTCTATTTTCTATGCTTTAGATACAGATGAAAAACTTATAATTAAAGATTGGGGAATCTTTGAAAAGAAACTATTAAAATCAAAGAGAGTATTTAATATTTCAACAAAGGAGATAATAACAACTGAAGATAAGAAAGTTATAAAATTTCGTCCTAGAGAGAAGATGTTGGAAAAATTAGAGAATCCAGAAATGGAGGGATAA
- a CDS encoding glycosyl transferase: MIPKKIHYCWFGGNPLPELAIKCIESWKKYCPDYEIIEWNEKNFDLNCNRYVKEAYECKKWAFITDYVRLYAMITQGGIYMDTDVEVLKNLDIFLGNKAFSGFEREDAIPTGIMACEKDFPLFKELLYDYNNRTFIKQNGDMDLTTNVTSITNICLSHGLKLNNQKQTVKGFTLYPKDIFCPKSYETGKIECTENTYTIHHFSGSWHTEKEKKFEEFERKFLNNHGQKKTDILTKNILYKLIKNLYIIGLKQTIKKMNEKLIRVKIK, from the coding sequence ATGATACCTAAAAAAATTCATTATTGTTGGTTTGGAGGAAATCCTTTACCAGAATTAGCAATAAAATGTATAGAATCTTGGAAAAAATATTGTCCAGATTATGAGATTATAGAATGGAATGAGAAAAATTTTGACTTAAATTGTAATAGATATGTAAAAGAAGCATATGAATGTAAAAAATGGGCGTTTATAACAGATTATGTAAGACTTTATGCTATGATAACTCAAGGTGGAATATATATGGATACAGATGTAGAAGTCCTTAAAAACTTAGATATTTTTTTAGGAAATAAAGCATTTTCAGGATTTGAAAGAGAGGATGCAATTCCAACGGGGATTATGGCTTGTGAAAAAGATTTTCCTTTATTTAAAGAATTGTTATATGATTATAATAATAGGACTTTTATAAAACAAAATGGAGATATGGACTTAACCACAAATGTTACATCAATAACTAATATTTGTCTTAGTCATGGTTTAAAATTAAATAATCAAAAGCAAACAGTAAAAGGATTTACTTTATATCCAAAAGATATTTTTTGTCCTAAAAGTTATGAAACAGGGAAAATAGAATGCACAGAAAATACTTATACGATTCATCATTTTTCAGGTTCTTGGCATACAGAAAAAGAAAAGAAATTTGAAGAGTTTGAAAGAAAGTTTTTAAATAATCATGGGCAGAAAAAAACAGATATATTGACAAAAAATATATTATATAAATTAATAAAGAATTTATATATAATTGGTTTAAAACAAACAATAAAAAAAATGAATGAAAAATTAATTAGGGTGAAAATTAAATGA